The following are encoded in a window of Aromatoleum petrolei genomic DNA:
- a CDS encoding nitroreductase gives MNARVRDDPVVSFGGDEAALDWLISRRHSIRAFLSVPVDRGTIEGLLRVAARAPSGNNIQPWRVHVVTGVKRDALVNAVCAAFDHADDSHELEYAYYPTEFFEPYLGRRRRSGWGLYAHLGIEKGDRERMRVQTRRNFRFFDAPVGLVFTIDRRLGQGSWLDYGMFLQNVMLAAEARGLSTCAQAAWNPYHRIISEALGLGEHEQLVCGMALGYADPDAPENALVTERAPLSEFVVMHGEAAVAAH, from the coding sequence ATGAACGCGCGCGTGCGGGACGATCCCGTCGTGTCCTTCGGCGGCGACGAGGCGGCGCTCGACTGGCTGATCTCGCGTCGCCACTCGATACGCGCCTTCCTGTCGGTCCCCGTCGATCGGGGAACGATCGAGGGCTTGTTGCGGGTCGCCGCGCGCGCGCCGTCGGGCAACAACATCCAGCCGTGGCGTGTGCATGTCGTGACCGGCGTGAAGCGCGATGCGCTGGTGAATGCCGTCTGCGCGGCCTTCGACCACGCCGACGACAGCCACGAGCTGGAGTACGCATATTACCCGACCGAGTTCTTCGAGCCCTACCTCGGCCGACGTCGCCGCAGCGGCTGGGGGCTGTACGCCCACCTCGGCATCGAGAAGGGCGACCGCGAGCGGATGCGCGTGCAGACGCGACGCAACTTCCGGTTCTTCGACGCCCCCGTCGGACTCGTGTTCACGATCGACCGGCGTCTGGGGCAGGGAAGCTGGCTCGACTACGGCATGTTCCTGCAAAACGTGATGCTGGCGGCCGAGGCTCGCGGTCTATCCACCTGCGCGCAGGCGGCGTGGAATCCGTACCACCGGATCATTTCCGAGGCGCTCGGCCTCGGCGAGCACGAGCAACTCGTGTGCGGCATGGCGCTCGGCTACGCCGACCCCGACGCCCCGGAGAACGCGCTGGTCACCGAGCGTGCGCCGCTGTCCGAATTTGTCGTCATGCACGGCGAGGCGGCCGTTGCCGCGCACTAA
- a CDS encoding 3-oxoadipyl-CoA thiolase yields the protein MLDAYLYAGLRSPIGRHAGSLAPVRPDDLVATVIREVVERSPFAAADIEDVVLGCAAQAGEDSRNVARHAALLAGLPTQVAGQTINRLCGSGLAAVLDTARAVTVGEGELYVAGGVESMSRAPFVVAKAESPYSRDFKVFDTTIGARFPNPKIVEQYGNDSMPETGDNVAAEFGISREDADRFAAASQSKYAAAKEAGFYAGEILPISVPTGRKTPPLVVAEDEHPRPESTYESLAKLKSLFPNGVVTAGNASGINDGAAALLVGSKAAGEKAGAKPMARILAGAVAGVEPRIMGVGPAYAIPKAIARAGLTLKDMDVIEINEAFAPQVLSCLKLMGVAFDDPRVNPNGGAIAIGHPLGASGARIALSAARELERRNGRYAVVSLCIGVGHGIALVIERVPS from the coding sequence ATGCTCGATGCCTACCTCTACGCCGGTCTGCGTTCCCCCATCGGCCGCCACGCCGGCTCGCTCGCCCCGGTTCGCCCCGACGACCTCGTCGCCACCGTGATCCGCGAAGTCGTTGAGCGTTCACCGTTCGCGGCCGCGGATATCGAGGACGTCGTCCTCGGCTGCGCGGCGCAGGCCGGCGAGGATTCGCGCAACGTCGCACGCCACGCCGCGCTACTCGCGGGCCTGCCGACGCAGGTGGCCGGCCAGACCATCAACCGCCTGTGCGGCAGCGGCCTCGCCGCGGTGCTCGACACGGCACGCGCCGTCACGGTGGGCGAGGGCGAGCTCTACGTCGCCGGCGGCGTCGAGAGCATGAGCCGCGCCCCCTTCGTCGTCGCGAAGGCGGAATCGCCCTACAGCCGCGACTTCAAGGTGTTCGACACGACCATCGGCGCGCGCTTCCCGAACCCGAAGATCGTCGAGCAGTACGGCAACGACAGCATGCCCGAGACGGGCGACAACGTCGCCGCCGAATTCGGCATCTCGCGCGAGGACGCCGACCGCTTCGCGGCTGCGTCGCAGTCGAAGTACGCGGCCGCGAAGGAAGCCGGTTTCTACGCCGGCGAGATCCTGCCGATCTCGGTGCCGACCGGCCGCAAGACCCCGCCGCTGGTTGTCGCCGAAGACGAGCATCCGCGCCCCGAGTCGACCTATGAATCGCTGGCGAAGCTGAAGTCCCTTTTCCCGAACGGCGTCGTCACCGCGGGCAACGCCTCCGGCATCAACGACGGCGCAGCGGCGCTGCTCGTCGGCAGCAAGGCTGCGGGCGAGAAGGCCGGCGCAAAGCCGATGGCGCGCATCCTCGCGGGCGCGGTCGCGGGCGTCGAGCCGCGCATCATGGGCGTCGGCCCCGCCTACGCGATCCCGAAGGCGATCGCGCGTGCCGGGCTCACGCTCAAGGACATGGACGTCATCGAGATCAACGAGGCCTTCGCTCCGCAGGTGCTGAGCTGCCTGAAGCTGATGGGTGTCGCGTTCGACGATCCGCGCGTGAATCCCAACGGCGGTGCGATCGCGATCGGCCACCCGCTCGGTGCGTCCGGCGCGCGCATCGCGCTCTCGGCCGCGCGCGAACTGGAGCGGCGCAACGGGCGCTATGCGGTGGTCAGCCTGTGCATCGGCGTCGGCCACGGCATCGCGCTGGTGATCGAACGCGTGCCGAGTTGA
- a CDS encoding DUF3025 domain-containing protein yields the protein MTAGPDTPAAFAARPLFEPIAALLARFTAPALPDALQLTALIREVAPAAASGSGQPIRFVPPPAQGHAYEDHIFTTGAVPTRAYDWHDFFNALAWCVWPRTKAACNILHRREREARIAAGLPGRGLRRDALTQFDECGIVVVSSDPEIPASLAAHAWEEAFWTRRAHLIQTTRFIVLGHGTWDQLREPFFGLCGKALYRVVDAGWLARPAAERQAETDAWLAAQLLDSGLLRTPRELAPLPLLGIPGITPENECASYYRDTRQFRPKRVPANKIPAD from the coding sequence ATGACGGCCGGACCCGACACCCCCGCGGCATTCGCCGCCCGGCCGCTCTTCGAACCCATCGCGGCGCTGCTCGCGCGCTTCACCGCGCCCGCGCTTCCCGATGCCCTTCAGCTCACGGCGCTGATCCGCGAGGTCGCGCCGGCGGCCGCGAGCGGTAGCGGGCAGCCGATCCGTTTCGTCCCGCCGCCTGCGCAAGGCCACGCCTACGAGGACCACATCTTCACGACCGGCGCAGTGCCGACCCGTGCGTATGACTGGCACGACTTCTTCAATGCCCTCGCGTGGTGCGTCTGGCCGCGCACGAAGGCCGCCTGCAATATCCTCCATCGGCGCGAGCGCGAGGCGCGAATCGCCGCCGGCCTGCCTGGGCGCGGACTGAGGCGCGACGCCCTGACGCAGTTCGACGAATGCGGCATCGTCGTCGTGTCGAGCGACCCGGAGATTCCCGCCTCGCTCGCCGCCCATGCATGGGAAGAAGCGTTCTGGACGCGGCGCGCACACTTGATCCAGACCACGCGCTTCATCGTCTTAGGTCACGGCACTTGGGACCAGTTGCGCGAGCCCTTCTTCGGGCTGTGCGGCAAGGCGCTGTACCGCGTCGTCGATGCCGGCTGGCTGGCACGCCCCGCCGCCGAACGACAGGCAGAGACCGACGCATGGCTCGCCGCGCAACTGCTCGATTCCGGCCTGCTGCGCACTCCGCGCGAGCTCGCACCGTTACCGCTGCTGGGGATTCCTGGCATCACACCGGAAAACGAGTGCGCCTCGTATTACCGCGACACGCGCCAGTTCCGCCCCAAACGCGTGCCGGCGAACAAGATTCCCGCGGACTGA
- a CDS encoding 3-hydroxyacyl-CoA dehydrogenase yields MFDAMRNDLTLGVVGTGLMGRGIAQIAVQAGVTVRLFDTRAGAAAEACDAVGGMLAKLAEKGKIDTAAARAATERMTVAASLAELAGCDVVVEAIVENLDAKRGLFRDLEEVVSDECVLATNTSSLSVTSIAAACRRPERVAGLHFFSPVPLMKVVEIIDGVRGDRTVGDALMALARRMGHTPVRASDTPGFIVNHAGRGYLTESLRVLGEGITDFATLDRILKESVGFRMGPCELLDLTGLDVSHPVMESIYEQYYQEPRFRPSPITRQRLAGGLLGRKSGQGFYVYKDGSAQSVAMPPVPAVAPVPLWVSRADAALHARVVAVLEAQGVALDRGDRPSADSVGVVLPVGTDATTCALAEGLDPKRTLALDPLFVDKHLTLMTTPVTAAEARDAAWAALAAGGKAVSVVRDSAGLVAQRVVATIVNIGCDIAQQRVASPEDIDSAVRLGLGYPKGPLALGDSLGAATILAILDGMHEFYRDPRYRPSPWLTRRARLGVSLTTPDN; encoded by the coding sequence ATGTTCGATGCGATGCGTAATGACCTGACCCTGGGCGTCGTCGGCACCGGCCTGATGGGGCGCGGGATCGCGCAGATCGCCGTGCAGGCAGGCGTCACGGTGCGGCTGTTCGACACGCGCGCCGGCGCGGCAGCCGAAGCCTGCGATGCGGTCGGCGGCATGCTGGCGAAGCTCGCCGAGAAGGGCAAGATCGACACCGCCGCGGCGCGCGCCGCGACCGAGCGCATGACCGTCGCGGCGAGTCTCGCGGAGCTGGCCGGCTGCGATGTCGTCGTCGAGGCCATCGTCGAGAACCTCGACGCCAAGCGCGGCCTGTTCCGCGATCTCGAAGAAGTCGTCTCCGACGAGTGCGTGCTGGCGACCAACACGTCCTCGCTGTCAGTGACCTCCATCGCTGCCGCTTGCCGGCGCCCCGAGCGGGTCGCGGGCCTGCACTTCTTCAGCCCGGTGCCGCTGATGAAGGTCGTCGAGATCATCGACGGCGTGCGCGGCGATCGCACCGTGGGCGATGCGCTGATGGCGCTCGCGCGACGCATGGGCCACACGCCGGTGCGCGCCTCCGACACGCCGGGCTTCATCGTGAACCACGCCGGACGCGGCTACCTCACGGAGTCCCTGCGCGTACTCGGCGAAGGCATCACTGACTTCGCGACGCTGGACCGCATCCTCAAGGAATCGGTCGGCTTCCGCATGGGACCGTGCGAATTGCTCGACCTTACCGGGCTGGACGTGTCGCATCCAGTGATGGAATCGATCTACGAGCAGTACTACCAGGAACCGCGCTTCCGCCCGTCGCCGATCACGCGCCAGCGCCTCGCGGGCGGCCTGCTCGGGCGCAAGAGCGGGCAGGGCTTCTACGTGTACAAGGATGGAAGCGCGCAATCCGTCGCGATGCCGCCCGTACCGGCCGTCGCGCCGGTGCCCCTGTGGGTGAGCCGCGCCGATGCGGCGTTGCATGCGCGCGTCGTCGCCGTGCTGGAGGCGCAGGGCGTCGCGCTCGACCGCGGCGATCGTCCGTCCGCTGATTCGGTCGGCGTCGTGCTGCCGGTCGGCACCGATGCGACCACTTGCGCGCTGGCCGAGGGACTCGACCCCAAGCGCACTTTGGCGCTCGATCCGCTGTTCGTCGACAAGCACCTGACGCTGATGACGACGCCGGTGACGGCAGCCGAAGCGCGTGACGCCGCGTGGGCCGCGCTCGCGGCCGGCGGCAAGGCCGTGTCCGTCGTGCGCGACAGCGCCGGCCTCGTCGCGCAACGCGTTGTCGCGACCATCGTCAACATCGGCTGCGACATCGCGCAGCAGCGCGTCGCGTCGCCGGAAGACATCGACTCGGCCGTGCGTCTCGGCCTCGGCTATCCGAAGGGGCCGCTCGCGCTCGGCGATTCGCTCGGCGCCGCGACCATCCTCGCGATCCTCGACGGCATGCACGAGTTCTACCGCGATCCACGCTATCGCCCCAGCCCCTGGCTCACCCGCCGCGCACGCCTGGGCGTGTCGCTGACGACGCCTGACAACTGA
- a CDS encoding acyl-CoA dehydrogenase family protein has translation MIRDQETLNILLDTISRFVRERLVPQEAHVAETDQIPAELVAEMKELGLFGLSIPEEFGGMGLTMEEEVLATFEIGQTSPCFRSLFATNNGIGAQGIVIDGTPEQKRDYLPRLASGEIIGSFALTEPDAGSDAGSLRTTARRDGDSYVLNGTKRYITNAPEAGIFTVMARTNPDAKGAAGISAFIVEKGTPGLSLGQIDKKMGQKGAHTCDVIFEDCRIPAANVIGGKEEVGFKTAMKVLDKGRINIAAICVGVAERMLADALRYAMERKQFGKPIAEFQLIQAMLADSKAEIYAARSMVVDAARKRDEGRDVGTEAACAKLFASEMCCRVADRAVQIFGGAGYLSEYGIQRFYRDVRLFRIFEGTSQIQQLVIARNMIREAGE, from the coding sequence ATGATCCGCGACCAGGAGACACTCAACATTCTTCTCGACACGATCTCGCGCTTCGTGCGCGAGCGCCTCGTGCCGCAGGAGGCTCACGTCGCCGAGACCGACCAGATTCCGGCGGAGCTCGTCGCTGAGATGAAGGAGCTGGGGCTCTTCGGCCTGTCGATTCCCGAGGAATTCGGCGGCATGGGGCTGACGATGGAAGAGGAGGTCCTTGCCACCTTCGAAATCGGCCAGACCTCGCCGTGCTTTCGCTCCCTGTTCGCGACCAACAACGGCATCGGCGCCCAGGGCATCGTCATCGACGGCACGCCCGAACAGAAGCGCGACTACCTTCCGCGGCTTGCGTCCGGCGAGATCATCGGCTCCTTCGCGCTGACCGAACCCGACGCTGGGTCCGACGCGGGTAGCCTCCGCACCACGGCCCGGCGCGACGGCGACTCCTATGTGCTGAACGGCACCAAGCGCTACATCACCAACGCGCCCGAAGCCGGCATCTTCACGGTGATGGCACGCACCAACCCCGACGCGAAAGGGGCTGCGGGGATCTCCGCCTTCATCGTCGAGAAGGGCACGCCGGGGTTGTCGCTCGGCCAGATCGACAAGAAGATGGGCCAGAAGGGCGCCCATACCTGCGACGTGATCTTCGAGGACTGCCGTATTCCCGCCGCCAACGTGATCGGCGGCAAGGAAGAGGTCGGCTTCAAGACCGCGATGAAGGTGCTCGACAAGGGCCGCATCAACATCGCAGCGATCTGCGTCGGCGTGGCCGAGCGCATGCTGGCGGACGCCCTGCGCTACGCGATGGAGCGCAAGCAGTTCGGCAAGCCGATCGCGGAGTTCCAGCTCATCCAGGCAATGCTCGCCGACAGCAAGGCCGAGATCTACGCCGCGCGCAGCATGGTGGTGGACGCGGCAAGGAAGCGCGACGAGGGGCGTGATGTCGGCACGGAAGCCGCGTGTGCCAAGCTCTTCGCGTCGGAAATGTGCTGCCGCGTCGCCGATCGTGCCGTGCAGATCTTCGGTGGCGCAGGTTACCTGTCGGAATACGGCATCCAGCGCTTCTACCGCGACGTGCGCCTGTTCCGCATCTTCGAAGGCACGAGCCAGATCCAGCAGCTCGTGATCGCGCGCAACATGATCCGGGAAGCCGGTGAATGA
- a CDS encoding Lrp/AsnC family transcriptional regulator, with amino-acid sequence MQQIVVDKFDLQILDALQRRGNATNSALGEEIHLSASQISRRISRMEQGGIIASYAALLDPAAVGLDVSAFAQVTLERHGESRSDAFERAVSALPEVVACFSVSGDADYVMHIVAPDLVAFSDVMMKRIMRLPGLAHLKTNIALKTVKQTSVLPLDHIMHAPQPRRRMQFASA; translated from the coding sequence ATGCAACAGATCGTCGTGGATAAATTCGACCTGCAGATTCTCGATGCGTTGCAGCGCCGCGGCAACGCCACCAACAGCGCGCTCGGGGAGGAGATCCATCTCTCGGCCTCGCAGATCAGCCGGCGCATCAGCCGCATGGAGCAGGGCGGCATCATCGCATCCTACGCCGCGCTGCTCGACCCGGCCGCAGTGGGGCTGGACGTGTCGGCCTTCGCGCAAGTCACGCTGGAGCGCCACGGCGAGTCGCGCAGCGACGCCTTCGAGCGCGCGGTGTCAGCCCTGCCCGAGGTGGTGGCGTGTTTTTCGGTGAGCGGCGATGCGGATTACGTGATGCACATCGTCGCGCCCGACCTGGTCGCGTTCTCCGACGTGATGATGAAGCGCATCATGCGCCTGCCGGGGCTGGCGCACCTGAAGACCAATATCGCGCTGAAGACGGTAAAACAAACGAGCGTGCTGCCGCTCGACCACATCATGCACGCGCCGCAGCCGCGGCGCCGAATGCAATTCGCATCGGCGTAG
- the paaY gene encoding phenylacetic acid degradation protein PaaY: MNTPRVFAIDGVVPVVDPTAYVHPTAVLIGDVIVGPGCYVGPCASLRGDFGRLILQAGVNVQDTCVIHSFPEHDTVVEENGHIGHGAVLHCCTIKRNALVGMNAVVMDNAVIGENTFVAACSFVKAGMEVPANSLVAGVPAKVVRALTEQEMAWKVRGTGIYQSLAVRCLETMEETDALTAVEPGRKRIVMPEIVPLSEQKQRG; this comes from the coding sequence ATGAACACTCCCCGCGTATTCGCAATCGACGGCGTCGTGCCGGTGGTCGACCCGACCGCCTACGTGCATCCGACCGCCGTGCTGATCGGTGACGTGATCGTCGGCCCCGGCTGCTATGTCGGCCCCTGTGCCAGCCTGCGCGGCGATTTCGGGCGCCTGATCCTGCAGGCCGGCGTGAACGTGCAGGACACCTGCGTGATCCACAGCTTCCCCGAGCACGACACGGTGGTTGAGGAGAACGGGCACATCGGCCACGGCGCCGTCCTGCACTGCTGCACGATCAAGCGCAACGCACTGGTCGGCATGAACGCCGTCGTGATGGACAACGCCGTGATCGGGGAAAACACCTTCGTCGCCGCATGCAGCTTCGTGAAGGCCGGCATGGAAGTTCCGGCCAATTCGCTGGTCGCCGGCGTGCCGGCCAAGGTCGTGCGCGCGCTGACCGAGCAGGAGATGGCGTGGAAGGTGCGAGGAACGGGGATCTACCAGAGCCTCGCGGTGCGCTGCCTCGAGACAATGGAGGAGACCGACGCTCTGACGGCGGTCGAGCCGGGACGCAAGCGCATCGTGATGCCCGAGATCGTGCCGCTGAGCGAACAGAAACAGCGGGGCTGA
- a CDS encoding HAD family hydrolase: MPRFQYVLFDLDGTLIDSAPAILASYRQAFAAAGRAPAVTIDESIVGPPLIETLQILAGTKDPQVIDELAGHFKASYDTAGYRETAAYAGVGDMLERLAASGRTLAIATNKRLHPTRLILDHLGWSGYFKTVYALDLFEPRLPTKAAMIARLMADHDIPEHISVYVGDRSEDGESADANRLPFFAATWGYGSLEAGELAAHWRAFSSPAALTEALLEA; encoded by the coding sequence ATGCCCCGCTTCCAATACGTCCTCTTCGACCTCGACGGCACCCTGATCGACTCCGCGCCCGCGATCCTCGCGAGCTACCGCCAGGCCTTCGCCGCCGCGGGGCGCGCGCCGGCCGTGACGATCGATGAATCCATCGTCGGCCCACCGCTGATCGAGACGCTGCAGATCCTCGCCGGGACGAAGGATCCGCAGGTCATCGACGAGCTCGCCGGCCACTTCAAGGCGAGCTACGACACCGCGGGCTACCGGGAGACTGCCGCCTACGCCGGGGTGGGCGACATGCTGGAACGCCTTGCTGCCAGCGGCCGCACGCTCGCGATCGCAACGAACAAGCGCCTGCATCCGACGCGCCTGATCCTCGATCACCTCGGCTGGAGCGGTTACTTCAAGACGGTCTACGCGCTGGATCTCTTCGAACCGCGCCTGCCGACCAAGGCGGCGATGATCGCGCGCCTGATGGCCGACCACGACATCCCTGAACACATCTCGGTATACGTCGGCGACCGCAGCGAGGACGGCGAATCGGCCGACGCGAACCGCCTGCCCTTCTTTGCCGCGACCTGGGGGTACGGCAGTCTGGAGGCGGGTGAACTGGCGGCGCACTGGCGCGCCTTTTCCAGCCCGGCCGCGCTGACCGAGGCGCTGCTGGAAGCCTGA
- a CDS encoding nucleotidyltransferase family protein, translating into MEDRPKSPPGIVGILLAAGQGSRFGSNKLCHPLPDGTPVAVRSATNLRGALGAVLAVVRPEDSLLRGHFDAAGLPYVLCPDAEQGMAATLACGIRATACTAGWVIALGDMPYIRPETIAAVAAAIGGGALLAAPFVDGERGHPVGFAVSLKDELLALQGDEGARRVIVAHKEQLRRVHCDDPGVLADIDVPGDVRA; encoded by the coding sequence TTGGAAGATCGTCCGAAATCGCCCCCGGGCATCGTCGGCATCCTGCTCGCAGCGGGGCAGGGTTCGCGCTTCGGCAGCAATAAGCTCTGTCATCCGCTGCCTGACGGCACGCCGGTCGCCGTGCGCAGCGCCACTAACCTGCGAGGTGCGCTGGGCGCGGTGCTCGCGGTCGTGCGCCCGGAGGATTCGTTGCTGCGCGGGCATTTCGATGCGGCGGGACTTCCGTACGTCCTGTGTCCCGACGCCGAACAGGGGATGGCGGCGACGCTGGCCTGCGGGATCCGCGCGACCGCCTGCACCGCGGGCTGGGTGATCGCGCTGGGCGACATGCCCTACATCCGGCCGGAAACGATTGCTGCGGTCGCTGCGGCGATTGGAGGCGGAGCGTTGCTCGCCGCGCCCTTCGTCGACGGAGAGCGCGGGCATCCGGTTGGTTTTGCCGTCTCTTTGAAGGACGAACTCCTGGCGCTGCAAGGCGACGAAGGCGCCCGGCGCGTGATCGTCGCGCACAAGGAGCAGTTGCGCCGCGTCCACTGCGACGACCCGGGCGTCCTCGCCGACATCGACGTGCCGGGCGACGTTCGCGCCTGA
- a CDS encoding enoyl-CoA hydratase — protein MEAVVVERPSPQVAVVRMNRPEARNALNQQVRKELAEHFSTLGRDPEVRAIVLTGGDKYFAAGADLREMVGAGAIEIMLRNTHLLWGAIASCPKPVIAAVNGFAWGGGCELAMHADIIVAGEGASFCQPEVKVGIMPGAGGTQRLARAVGKFKAMKMVLTGQPVSGREAGEMGLASEVVPDAEVQSRAMELATQIAALPPLAIAQIKEVLLAGQDASLDAALMLERKAFQLLFASRDQKEGMQAFFDKRAADFRGE, from the coding sequence ATGGAAGCAGTAGTGGTCGAACGACCGAGTCCCCAGGTTGCGGTCGTGCGCATGAACCGGCCGGAGGCGCGCAATGCCTTGAACCAGCAGGTGCGCAAGGAATTGGCCGAGCACTTCTCCACGCTCGGGCGCGACCCCGAGGTGCGGGCCATCGTGCTGACCGGCGGTGACAAGTACTTCGCTGCCGGCGCGGACCTGCGCGAAATGGTCGGGGCCGGTGCGATCGAGATCATGCTGCGCAATACCCACCTCCTATGGGGCGCGATCGCGAGCTGCCCGAAGCCGGTGATCGCCGCGGTGAATGGCTTCGCGTGGGGCGGCGGGTGCGAGCTCGCGATGCACGCTGACATCATCGTTGCGGGCGAGGGTGCGTCCTTCTGCCAGCCCGAGGTCAAGGTCGGGATCATGCCCGGCGCCGGTGGCACGCAGCGCCTGGCACGCGCGGTGGGCAAATTCAAGGCAATGAAGATGGTGCTGACCGGCCAGCCGGTGAGCGGGCGCGAGGCGGGCGAGATGGGTTTGGCGAGTGAGGTCGTGCCGGATGCCGAGGTGCAGTCGCGTGCGATGGAACTTGCAACGCAGATCGCTGCGCTGCCGCCGCTCGCGATCGCGCAGATCAAGGAAGTGCTGCTCGCGGGGCAGGATGCCTCGCTCGATGCGGCGCTGATGCTCGAGCGGAAGGCCTTCCAGCTGCTGTTCGCGAGCCGCGACCAGAAGGAAGGCATGCAAGCCTTCTTCGACAAGCGTGCAGCCGATTTCCGGGGGGAGTGA
- the ipdC gene encoding indolepyruvate/phenylpyruvate decarboxylase → MNLVESLLHALKDHGAHEIFGIPGDFALPYFRIIEESQILPLYTLSHEPGVGFAADATARIRGGLGVAAVTYGAGAFNMVNAVAAAYAEKSPVVVLSGGPGKGEASSGLLLHHQAKTLDSQLQIFKEITCDQVKLDDPARAPADIARVLASCLRNSEPVYIEIPRDMVREECAPVLREAPRVIDRDALAACVDEILGRLDVAKSPVLMAGVEVRRFGLEQKVAELSRRLGLPVVTSFMGRGLLSDCDAPLVGTYMGVAGLPDVTQLVEGSDGLFLLGEIISDTNFAVSETRIDLRKTIQAHNGQVTLGYHMYANIPLAALVDEMLARVKASADKAFSVAPHQYPRDLVADGETIAPTDIAKAVNDLFAEHGKLPIASDIGDCLFTAMEIEQTALLAPGYYATMGFGVPAGLGLQATSGQRPLILVGDGAFQMTGWELGNCKRYGWDPIVLLFNNASWEMLRTFQPESGFNDLGRWGFAEMAAGLGGDGVRVSTRAELKAALDKAIATRGRFQLIEVTIPRGVLSTTLSRFVAGVKRISMK, encoded by the coding sequence ATGAACCTGGTCGAATCCCTGCTGCACGCGCTCAAGGACCACGGCGCCCATGAGATCTTCGGCATCCCCGGAGACTTCGCCTTGCCGTATTTCCGCATCATCGAGGAATCGCAGATCCTGCCGCTGTACACGCTCTCGCACGAGCCGGGAGTGGGATTCGCGGCGGACGCGACCGCGCGCATCCGTGGCGGACTGGGCGTCGCGGCCGTCACCTACGGCGCAGGCGCGTTCAACATGGTCAATGCCGTCGCGGCGGCCTATGCGGAGAAGTCGCCGGTGGTCGTGCTCTCCGGCGGCCCCGGCAAGGGCGAAGCGAGCTCCGGCCTGCTGCTGCACCATCAGGCCAAGACGCTCGACTCGCAGCTGCAGATCTTCAAGGAGATCACCTGCGACCAGGTCAAGCTCGACGACCCCGCGCGCGCGCCGGCGGACATCGCACGTGTGCTGGCGAGCTGCCTGCGCAACTCCGAGCCGGTGTATATCGAGATTCCGCGCGACATGGTGCGCGAGGAATGCGCCCCCGTCCTCCGCGAGGCGCCGCGCGTCATCGACCGGGACGCGCTGGCCGCCTGCGTCGACGAGATCCTGGGCCGGCTCGACGTCGCCAAGAGCCCGGTGCTGATGGCAGGAGTGGAAGTGCGGCGCTTCGGCCTCGAACAAAAGGTCGCGGAGCTGTCGCGCCGGCTGGGACTTCCGGTCGTCACCAGCTTCATGGGCCGCGGCCTGCTTTCCGACTGCGACGCACCGCTGGTGGGGACCTACATGGGTGTCGCGGGCCTCCCGGACGTCACCCAACTCGTCGAGGGCTCGGACGGCCTCTTCCTGCTCGGCGAGATCATCTCGGACACCAACTTCGCGGTATCGGAAACCCGCATCGACCTGCGCAAGACCATCCAGGCGCACAACGGCCAGGTGACGCTCGGCTACCACATGTACGCCAACATCCCGCTCGCCGCCCTCGTGGATGAGATGCTCGCACGCGTCAAGGCGAGCGCCGACAAGGCCTTCTCGGTCGCGCCGCACCAGTACCCGAGGGACCTTGTCGCGGACGGCGAGACGATCGCGCCGACCGACATTGCCAAGGCTGTGAACGACCTCTTCGCCGAACACGGCAAGCTGCCGATCGCCTCCGACATCGGCGATTGCCTGTTTACCGCGATGGAGATCGAACAGACCGCGCTGCTCGCCCCCGGCTACTACGCGACGATGGGCTTCGGCGTGCCCGCGGGCCTGGGCCTGCAGGCGACCAGCGGCCAGCGCCCGCTGATCCTGGTCGGCGACGGCGCCTTCCAGATGACGGGCTGGGAACTGGGCAACTGCAAGCGCTACGGTTGGGACCCGATCGTGCTTTTGTTCAACAACGCGAGTTGGGAGATGCTGCGCACCTTCCAGCCGGAATCGGGTTTCAACGACCTCGGCCGCTGGGGATTCGCGGAGATGGCCGCGGGACTCGGGGGCGATGGGGTGCGCGTGTCGACGCGCGCCGAGCTCAAGGCCGCGCTCGACAAGGCGATCGCGACGCGCGGCCGCTTCCAGCTGATCGAGGTGACGATCCCGCGCGGCGTGCTGTCGACGACGCTGTCGCGCTTCGTCGCCGGGGTAAAACGCATCAGCATGAAATAA